The following proteins are encoded in a genomic region of Saccharopolyspora antimicrobica:
- the rpiA gene encoding ribose-5-phosphate isomerase RpiA, with translation MQPRTEQDKAKWASGTAAIEAYVRDGMKLGLGSGTTSHWFVRALGEAVAQGLDVVGVPTSTGTRDLALEVGVPLTTLAAVERLDLTIDGADEIDHDGAMIKGGGACLLWERIVADASDRMVAVVDDSKLVDTLGAFPLPIEVVPFSWESTRRSIARLLGRLGYADPDLRLRTAGGETVVTDSGNYLIDAHLGSIEDPTALDGQLNWIPGVVENGLFTGIADEMIIGFPSGEHEIRDTGSAPSARPSTTSREGK, from the coding sequence GTGCAACCGCGCACTGAGCAGGACAAGGCCAAGTGGGCATCGGGCACCGCCGCCATCGAGGCCTACGTCCGCGACGGCATGAAGCTCGGCCTCGGCTCGGGCACCACTTCGCACTGGTTCGTGCGAGCGCTCGGTGAAGCCGTGGCCCAAGGGCTCGACGTGGTGGGCGTGCCCACCTCCACCGGCACCCGCGACCTGGCGCTGGAGGTCGGCGTCCCGCTGACCACCCTTGCCGCGGTCGAGCGCCTGGACCTCACCATCGACGGGGCTGATGAGATCGACCACGACGGCGCCATGATCAAGGGCGGCGGTGCCTGCCTGCTGTGGGAGCGCATCGTCGCCGACGCCTCGGACCGGATGGTCGCCGTCGTCGACGACAGCAAGCTCGTCGACACCCTCGGCGCGTTCCCGCTGCCCATCGAGGTGGTCCCGTTCTCCTGGGAGTCCACCCGCCGCTCCATCGCCCGGCTGCTCGGCCGCCTCGGCTACGCCGACCCGGACCTCCGGCTGCGCACCGCAGGCGGGGAAACCGTGGTCACCGACAGCGGCAACTACCTGATCGACGCCCACCTGGGGTCGATCGAGGACCCCACCGCGCTGGACGGCCAGCTCAACTGGATCCCCGGTGTGGTGGAGAACGGCCTGTTCACCGGCATCGCCGACGAGATGATCATCGGCTTCCCATCGGGCGAGCACGAGATCCGCGACACCGGCTCCGCACCGTCCGCACGCCCGTCGACCACCTCCCGGGAGGGGAAATGA
- a CDS encoding SDR family oxidoreductase: MTDLFALTGKTAIVTGGAQGIGEAIVLGLRDAGARVFICDINPEVGEASAERHGVEFVAADVTDPATVEAAFDHVVRSAGSIDVAVNNAGIVHNHPSEDLSTEDWRRVMSVNLDGVFYSCRAAGRRMLEQGSGSIINTGSMSGHIANRPQPQSAYNAAKAGVIHLTKSLAGEWAARGVRVNSVSPGYVGTELTKRGLSNEEWRRAWLDGTPMNRVAEPGEIAPAVVFLASDASSYCTGTDLVVDGGYTVW; this comes from the coding sequence ATGACCGACCTGTTCGCGCTCACCGGCAAGACGGCGATCGTCACCGGCGGCGCCCAGGGCATCGGTGAGGCCATCGTGCTCGGCCTCCGCGACGCCGGTGCCAGGGTGTTCATCTGCGACATCAACCCCGAGGTCGGCGAAGCCTCGGCGGAGCGCCACGGCGTCGAGTTCGTGGCCGCGGACGTCACCGACCCCGCCACCGTGGAAGCGGCGTTCGACCACGTGGTTCGCTCCGCCGGTTCGATCGACGTGGCCGTCAACAACGCCGGCATCGTGCACAACCACCCCAGCGAGGACCTCAGCACCGAGGACTGGCGGCGGGTGATGTCGGTGAACCTCGACGGCGTGTTCTACAGCTGCCGCGCGGCGGGGCGCAGGATGCTGGAGCAGGGCTCCGGGAGCATCATCAACACCGGCAGCATGAGCGGGCACATCGCCAACCGCCCGCAACCGCAATCCGCCTACAACGCCGCGAAGGCGGGCGTCATCCACCTCACCAAGTCGCTGGCCGGCGAGTGGGCCGCGCGCGGCGTGCGGGTCAACTCCGTCTCCCCCGGCTACGTCGGCACCGAGCTGACCAAGCGCGGGCTGAGCAACGAGGAGTGGCGCCGGGCCTGGCTCGACGGCACCCCGATGAACCGCGTCGCCGAACCCGGTGAGATCGCTCCCGCCGTGGTGTTCCTGGCCTCCGACGCCAGCAGCTACTGCACCGGCACCGATCTCGTGGTCGACGGCGGTTACACCGTCTGGTGA
- the xylB gene encoding xylulokinase, whose translation MLIGIDLGTSTCKVIAVNGSGEVVAKQSRDYPMINLRQGWAEQDPAEWWRATDEALTALTATLPGGGREVTGIGLCGQMHGLTALDAAGEPLRHAILWNDQRAAPQCDWITERAGGLDELLRMTRNRMLPGFTGGKIIWFRDNEPELFERTAHVLNPKDYLRLRLTGTCATDVSDASGTGLFDVARRRWSGELLQLLDIDRALLPDVVESTEQTGHVLPGLARRWGIPEGTPVFGGGGDAVIQTTAMGLVDAGPVGFTIGTAGIVAGGAASCPDNPGGRVQVSCGNAPGRWHVMGVSLSAGGAFQWLRDALGPATTADPVSFDKLVALAKAVEPGSNGLLFLPYLLGERSPHVAPEAAAGWVGLTPMHHIGHLARSVMEGVLLNMREILEVCRQAGLDCDRVVASGGATNESLWLQMLADVLDRETATVTGSSEGGAYGAALAAGVGTGQWRDFDEALSGVSVERTFIPQQATAQEYDRIFRSHRRLYDELKPLYQENAQLR comes from the coding sequence ATGCTGATCGGCATTGACCTCGGCACCTCCACCTGCAAGGTGATCGCCGTCAACGGCTCCGGCGAAGTCGTCGCCAAGCAGAGCCGCGACTACCCGATGATCAACCTCCGCCAGGGGTGGGCCGAACAGGACCCGGCCGAGTGGTGGCGAGCCACCGACGAGGCGCTCACCGCGCTGACCGCCACGCTGCCCGGAGGCGGGCGGGAGGTCACCGGAATCGGCCTGTGCGGGCAGATGCACGGCCTCACCGCCCTCGACGCCGCGGGCGAACCGCTGCGGCACGCGATCCTCTGGAACGACCAGCGGGCCGCCCCGCAGTGCGACTGGATCACCGAACGCGCCGGTGGCCTCGACGAGCTGCTGCGGATGACGCGCAACCGGATGCTGCCCGGCTTCACCGGCGGCAAGATCATCTGGTTCCGGGACAACGAGCCGGAGCTGTTCGAGCGCACGGCGCACGTCCTCAACCCCAAGGACTACCTGCGGCTTCGCCTGACCGGCACCTGCGCCACCGACGTCTCCGACGCATCCGGCACCGGCCTGTTCGACGTGGCGCGGCGCCGCTGGTCCGGCGAACTTCTCCAGCTGCTGGACATCGACCGCGCGCTGCTGCCCGACGTCGTCGAGTCCACCGAGCAGACCGGGCACGTCCTACCCGGACTGGCGCGGCGCTGGGGAATCCCGGAGGGCACCCCGGTGTTCGGCGGTGGTGGCGACGCGGTCATCCAGACCACCGCGATGGGCCTGGTCGACGCGGGACCGGTGGGCTTCACCATCGGGACCGCGGGAATCGTCGCCGGTGGTGCGGCGTCCTGCCCGGACAACCCCGGCGGCCGCGTCCAGGTCTCCTGCGGCAACGCTCCTGGTCGTTGGCACGTCATGGGCGTTTCCCTCAGCGCGGGCGGGGCCTTCCAGTGGCTGCGCGATGCGCTCGGCCCCGCCACCACCGCCGATCCGGTCTCCTTCGACAAGCTCGTCGCCCTGGCCAAGGCCGTCGAGCCCGGCTCCAACGGACTCCTGTTCCTGCCCTACCTGCTCGGCGAGCGCTCGCCGCACGTCGCCCCGGAGGCAGCCGCGGGCTGGGTGGGCCTGACCCCGATGCACCACATCGGTCACCTGGCGCGCAGCGTCATGGAAGGCGTGCTGCTGAACATGCGCGAGATCCTCGAGGTGTGCCGCCAGGCCGGGCTGGACTGCGACCGCGTCGTCGCATCCGGCGGAGCGACCAACGAGTCGTTGTGGCTGCAGATGCTCGCCGACGTGCTCGACCGGGAAACCGCCACGGTGACCGGGTCTTCCGAAGGCGGCGCCTACGGAGCGGCGCTGGCCGCCGGGGTGGGCACCGGTCAGTGGCGCGACTTCGACGAAGCGCTGTCCGGGGTGAGCGTGGAACGCACGTTCATCCCCCAGCAGGCGACCGCGCAGGAGTACGACCGGATCTTCCGCTCGCACCGCCGCCTCTACGACGAGCTCAAACCCCTCTACCAGGAGAACGCCCAGCTCCGATGA
- a CDS encoding MIP/aquaporin family protein: protein MGSIFLSEFTGTALLLLLGLGVGANVSLARTKGREGGWLLVNFGWGLAVFAGVYAAAPTGAHLNPAVTAGLWIAGQDFAPGIPATPLHFATYVLAQLLGAMFGALLTYLAYKKHFDAEPDSATKLGVFATGPAIRTPLWNTITEALATFVLVYVVLLFGNTPSGLGPLAVAMLVVGIGASLGGATGYAINPARDLGPRVLHALLPMKGKGPSDWAYAWIPVTGPLLGGIVAGLLYHLTPLVPAAS, encoded by the coding sequence ATGGGGAGCATCTTCTTATCCGAATTCACGGGCACCGCGCTGCTGCTCCTGCTCGGGCTGGGCGTCGGGGCCAACGTCTCGCTGGCTCGGACGAAGGGCCGGGAGGGCGGCTGGCTGCTCGTCAACTTCGGCTGGGGCCTGGCCGTTTTCGCCGGCGTCTACGCCGCCGCACCGACCGGGGCCCACCTGAACCCGGCGGTGACGGCCGGGCTGTGGATCGCCGGTCAGGACTTCGCACCCGGCATCCCGGCGACCCCGCTGCACTTCGCCACCTACGTCCTCGCCCAGCTCCTCGGCGCGATGTTCGGTGCGCTGCTGACCTACCTGGCGTACAAGAAGCACTTCGACGCCGAGCCCGACTCCGCGACCAAGCTCGGCGTGTTCGCCACCGGACCGGCGATCCGGACGCCGCTGTGGAACACGATCACGGAAGCACTGGCCACCTTCGTCCTGGTGTACGTGGTGCTGCTCTTCGGCAACACTCCCAGCGGGCTCGGGCCGCTCGCGGTGGCCATGCTCGTGGTCGGCATCGGCGCCTCCCTGGGCGGCGCGACCGGGTACGCCATCAACCCGGCCCGCGACCTCGGCCCCCGCGTCCTGCACGCACTGCTGCCCATGAAGGGCAAAGGTCCCTCCGACTGGGCCTACGCATGGATCCCGGTCACCGGACCGCTGCTCGGCGGAATCGTCGCCGGGCTCCTGTACCACCTGACGCCGCTCGTCCCGGCAGCGTCATGA
- a CDS encoding HAD family hydrolase — MTNAHPALRAAVFDLDGTLVDSAPDIARALSTALAQHALGPIRADQVRPILGGGARILVGAALSAVDGDSALTDDVLTAYTTAYTADPVSGTTVHADARTAIRELRDAGVRIGICTNKRSDLTHRVLAGTGLADLVDAVVGIDSAPAGKPDPAHLITVLDELGVTAAETVYVGDTEVDALTARRAGATYRHVAWGATVPGCTVIEQFSSLLELTTATTTPQEETRATAH; from the coding sequence ATGACCAACGCACACCCGGCCCTGCGCGCCGCGGTCTTCGACCTCGACGGCACCCTCGTCGACAGCGCACCCGACATCGCACGAGCACTCAGCACCGCACTGGCCCAGCACGCGCTCGGCCCCATCCGCGCCGACCAGGTGCGCCCGATCCTCGGTGGCGGCGCGCGGATCCTGGTCGGTGCCGCCCTCTCCGCCGTCGACGGCGACAGCGCGCTGACCGACGACGTGCTCACCGCCTACACCACCGCCTACACCGCGGACCCGGTTTCCGGGACCACGGTGCACGCCGATGCCCGCACGGCGATCCGCGAACTCCGGGACGCAGGCGTGCGGATCGGCATCTGCACGAACAAGCGCTCCGACCTGACGCACCGCGTGCTCGCCGGGACCGGGCTCGCCGATCTGGTCGACGCCGTCGTGGGCATCGACTCGGCGCCTGCCGGAAAACCCGATCCGGCGCACCTGATCACCGTTCTGGACGAACTCGGGGTGACCGCCGCCGAAACCGTCTACGTCGGGGACACCGAGGTGGACGCGCTCACGGCCCGCCGCGCCGGAGCGACCTACCGCCACGTCGCCTGGGGCGCCACCGTCCCCGGCTGCACCGTCATCGAGCAGTTCAGCAGCCTGCTGGAACTCACCACCGCAACGACCACGCCGCAGGAGGAAACCCGTGCAACCGCGCACTGA
- a CDS encoding aldehyde dehydrogenase family protein, with protein MPQNQVITCRNFHSGTWHDATGGTIERRNPATAELVAVAPRSSAAEVDAAVASAAAAFRTWRKTLPADRARYLHELAAACTPRIDDMAAAITREQGKPLDEARGEVRKFITALHYYAEEAQRVFGRTIPNDVAGFTSIVEKEPVGPVAGIVPWNYPIELIGWKLAGATAAGCTIVIKPSELTPGCAQILSECIADVLPAGVVNFVHGDGSTGRALVEHPAIAKVAFTGSMRTGQAIFRSVNGITGLSLELGGSCPMIVTARSDVAAAVKGAARRSFRNAGQICIAINRIYVQEPVYHEFVSGLAAAADALEVADGLDFPAADVGSLTMDETYCRTLEHIADARERGASVVAGGGPVEELAPGLFLRPTVVADAPDEALVMHEETFGPLVGVAKFSDLDDAIARANAAPGGLAAYAYTDDTRETFTLARELDFGNVAVNNVDAGIMNAPYGGRRESGFGSEHGHEGLESYLQLKHIRLRHGAQ; from the coding sequence ATGCCTCAGAACCAAGTGATCACCTGCCGGAACTTCCACTCCGGGACCTGGCACGACGCCACCGGCGGCACGATCGAGCGGCGCAACCCCGCGACCGCCGAGCTGGTGGCCGTCGCACCCCGCTCCTCCGCCGCGGAGGTCGACGCGGCGGTCGCCTCGGCCGCGGCGGCCTTCCGGACCTGGCGCAAGACCCTCCCGGCCGACCGCGCCCGCTACCTGCACGAGCTCGCCGCGGCGTGCACTCCCCGGATCGACGACATGGCCGCGGCCATCACCAGGGAGCAGGGCAAACCACTGGACGAGGCGCGCGGCGAGGTGCGCAAGTTCATCACCGCGCTGCACTACTACGCCGAAGAGGCGCAGCGGGTCTTCGGCCGCACCATTCCCAACGACGTCGCCGGTTTCACCAGCATCGTGGAGAAGGAGCCCGTCGGCCCGGTCGCCGGGATCGTGCCGTGGAACTACCCCATCGAGCTGATCGGCTGGAAGCTCGCCGGGGCGACCGCGGCCGGGTGCACCATCGTCATCAAACCCTCCGAGCTCACGCCGGGCTGCGCGCAGATCCTCTCCGAGTGCATCGCCGATGTTCTCCCCGCCGGTGTGGTCAACTTCGTCCACGGCGACGGCAGCACCGGACGAGCCCTGGTCGAGCACCCGGCGATCGCGAAGGTCGCGTTCACCGGTTCGATGCGCACCGGACAGGCGATCTTCCGGTCGGTCAACGGGATCACCGGTCTTTCGCTGGAGCTCGGCGGCAGCTGTCCGATGATCGTCACCGCGCGGTCGGACGTCGCCGCCGCGGTCAAGGGCGCCGCCCGCCGTTCGTTCCGCAACGCCGGGCAGATCTGCATCGCGATCAACCGCATCTACGTGCAGGAGCCGGTGTACCACGAGTTCGTGTCCGGGCTCGCCGCCGCGGCCGACGCGCTCGAAGTCGCCGACGGGCTCGACTTCCCGGCCGCCGACGTCGGTTCGCTGACCATGGACGAGACCTACTGCCGGACCCTCGAGCACATCGCCGACGCCCGCGAGCGCGGCGCTTCGGTGGTCGCCGGCGGTGGGCCCGTGGAAGAGCTCGCTCCAGGGCTGTTCCTGCGGCCGACGGTCGTCGCCGACGCTCCGGACGAGGCGCTCGTGATGCACGAGGAGACGTTCGGGCCGCTCGTCGGGGTGGCGAAGTTCTCCGACCTGGACGACGCCATCGCCCGGGCGAACGCCGCGCCCGGCGGGCTGGCCGCCTACGCCTACACCGACGACACCCGTGAAACGTTCACGCTCGCCCGCGAACTCGACTTCGGCAACGTCGCGGTCAACAACGTCGACGCCGGGATCATGAACGCGCCCTACGGCGGTCGGCGGGAAAGCGGTTTCGGCTCCGAACACGGCCACGAAGGCCTCGAATCCTACTTGCAGCTCAAGCACATCCGGCTTCGCCACGGCGCGCAATGA